A genomic segment from Neodiprion lecontei isolate iyNeoLeco1 chromosome 1, iyNeoLeco1.1, whole genome shotgun sequence encodes:
- the LOC107221834 gene encoding uncharacterized protein LOC107221834 isoform X11, translated as MGEDSACSTADTMSICKSSLLFSPVKETPVLPPGGSYSVDSLDCEDVLLTCQAHNKINYTIAFEGSMTMYSDGSQDFENQEKQNIRQIPDFYYDKKLNLKNMFGLSMAKSDSKVYTTWSNLKHSPANNVMTRHPSGNNNTMPNFLQANGQLNLNLNKKSQSLPDLTQTRELSRYPLNFSVDSAESNNHVGNLQSSGSIISRSINEDSSESTDHISTKKKLQNLSLVKRFMKQKSMSAEGMSMTLDQSGSASDSGWPTSNSESGSGSGTRTQIHQHNINNTCNNLTLENDFSINWVKSDYYNNKGTEHTFAGEDFDNIIRKQSPLLEEFEGELQSSASIEELSESISKIESMDGSRCEKHENSFLEDTVTQSNTEQINSSSKNLPLSKTTGTQVFTQVEDNSVQTSLIYLTKDKNYPSICETTIEKRPAYIVYPNYTLPDLSFLQLGQGKFDKVALRPQCFDRDRSRWRKYNKSNRPFSCNDLDAMKQRGFSHIKDWESLTFLLPAEYKRILHDVPEAAKHVKLAEETKKPLFCLSPQMRHRARIIDEATPDNISSASSIGTQPSSGYRGSSTILTDSLINQQGVPNNSNPLYLYRYDSASSEASLTSQDTKQYRPSCKPKINAPTLPKRSISLPHGDRETRCNTKAPPRPPLPRGILRKDKLTNNKRYSMFEMGGVKEVENQQVTPETNKRMSLQEPYYLNNDHQSQQIRRLIDSEKDVDEVEERLYYAERLKESENCVNLELYPTECSDEIIQLEDFLRRSGFSSQSSDGDSEDQDVRLRSYVRQFLRLNMNKDLVKNVEMMESQKKTVSFAVQQRKEFLKNKGCTLGFTANKQSLDERTSIAESPSGSSELKSFTTNGKSDMLRSVNKSVGLILNYWRIETVKDEQVQDNRNECAQLCLSNLCPALYAIMCDGLRPNINSSFGPLANSVWQVVEASSQQGPLTKTLNELVQKINGEDFITEGMLKFHAFVFGLLNLRALDAWFAYLCTRESILRKHYSRSSLFVSSLACVNAREMVDALLNILQPLALCPFQLDMLYQYRQLHNSLGHMNNHLTNATVGLKSVDSTEVRGPSKREFFNNIVSPVKVRPRSCVDYAKGGNMQGILHEANLNNTIKKRWSNLPSGSKLIQAFDKLTLEDSEDYTDSLEHSPLKVGAPQNVSAKIKSPPISTGKVENEEMYPGGVKFKKLQEKWELMIGKEESKEQPIARSPESPARTPTNSGKSKIPRLLPSPTKQPMNVLSPIPKSSKSTTTGIPLLKKSAAIGQKIVNKQSSEIRKDLAGGRTSRLDQETGGIPRTHFARPSSLPYRPPHGGGTKEKCSTSPHRRAASTSLPRPTAVMRNAKIGTTKPPLKEVKTLTHRLPSDNGHLSFSEGEKLTVILEVDNKWLLCLRGEHKGLVPRSCVHAVQT; from the exons ATG GGAGAAGATTCTGCGTGTTCGACAGCAGATACCATGTCCATATGCAAGTCGTCACTACTCTTCTCTCCTGTCAAGGAGACACCTGTGCTGCCACCAGGTGGCAGTTACAGCGTCGATTCCCTGGACTGTGAAGACGTTTTATTGACATGCCAAGCCCACAATAAAATTAACTACACAATTGCTTTTGAGGGGAGTATGACTATGTATTCCGACGGTTCGCAAGACTTTGAAAATCAAG aaaaacaaaatattcgtCAAATCCCAGATTTCTATTATGACAAAAAGttgaacttgaaaaatatgtttggCCTTTCAATGGCTAAATCAGACTCCAAAGTCTACACCACTTGGAGTAACTTGAAACATAGTCCAGCAAATAACGTTATGACTCGTCATCCATCTGGCAACAATAATACAATGCCTAATTTTCTCCAAGCAAACGGACAGCTGAATTtaaacttgaataaaaaaagtcaGAGTCTACCAGACCTCACGCAAACTAGAGAGCTGAGCCGGTATCCTCTTAACTTTTCT GTTGATTCGGCTGAATCAAATAATCACGTGGGCAATTTGCAAAGTTCAGGGTCAATCATCAGTCGTTCGATCAATGAAGATAGTTCCGAAAGCACAGACCACAtctcgacaaaaaaaaagcttcaaAATTTGAGCCTAGTGAAACGTTTCATGAAGCAAAAAAGTATGAGTGCAGAAGGAATGAGTATGACCCTTGATCAATCGGGCTCAGCTAGCGACAGTGGTTGGCCAACAAGTAACAGTGAAAGTGGCAGTGGTAGTGGAACTCGTACTCAAATACATCAGCATAATATCAATAATACCTGTAATAATTTGACTTTGGAGAAtgatttttctataaattgGGTAAAGTCTGactattacaataataaaggAACAGAGCATACTTTTGCTGGTGAAGATTTTGACAATATTATAAGGAAACAATCACCGTTGCTGGAGGAATTTGAAGGAGAATTACAGTCTTCCGCATCTATTGAAGAATTGTCAGAGAgcatttcgaaaattgaatccATGGACGGCAGCAGGTGCGAGAAACACGAAAATTCTTTTCTGGAAGATACTGTGACGCAATCAAATACAGAACAGATAAACTCTTCCAGTAAGAATTTGCCACTTTCAAAAACCACTGGAACACAGGTGTTCACTCAAGTCGAGGACAATAGCGTCCAAACATCATTAATATATCTTACCAAAGACAAAAATTACCCATCGATTTGTGAAACCACCATTGAAAAAAGGCCGGCCTACATTGTTTACCCAAATTACACTCTACCAGACTTGTCGTTTTTGCAACTTGGACAGGGTAAATTTGACAAAGTAGCGTTAAGACCTCAGTGTTTTGACAGGGACCGAAGTAGATGGAGAAAGTACAACAAGTCCAACAGGCCATTCTCCTGCAATGACCTCGACGCCATGAAGCAGCGTGGATTCTCGCACATCAAAGATTGGGAGTCCCTGACGTTTCTGTTACCTGCGGAATATAAAAGAATTCTCCATGACGTTCCCGAAGCCGCAAAGCATGTCAAGCTAGccgaggaaacaaaaaaaccacTATTCTGTTTGTCCCCGCAAATGCGGCACCGTGCTCGTATTATCGACGAGGCTACCCCAGATAATATTTCCTCTGCCAGTAGTATAGGCACACAACCGTCTTCAGGTTATAGAGGATCCTCAACAATTCTAACAGATTCATTGATCAATCAGCAAGGTGTACCAAATAATAGCAATCCCCTCTATTTATATCGATATGATAGTGCAAGCTCCGAAGCAAGCCTGACCTCCCAAGATACAAAGCAGTATAGGCCCTCCTGTAAACCAAAGATTAACGCACCGACCCTGCCTAAACGGTCCATCTCGCTGCCTCACGGAGACCGCGAAACTCGTTGCAACACGAAAGCACCTCCTCGACCTCCCCTGCCGAGAGGAATTTTGAGAAAAGACAAACTGACTAATAACAAAAGGTATAGCATGTTCGAGATGGGTGGTGTCAAAGAAGTGGAAAATCAACAGGTCACAcctgaaacaaataaaagaatGTCTCTGCAAGAACCTTACTACCTCAACAACGATCATCAGTCGCAGCAAATTCGTAGGTTAATTGATTCCGAAAAAGATGTTGATGAAGTAGAGGAACGTCTGTATTATGCAG AGCGATTGAAAGAGTCTGAAAATTGTGTTAATTTAGAACTGTATCCAACTGAATGCAGTGACGAAATTATACAGTTGGAAGATTTTCTAAGGCGCAGCGGGTTTTCTTCACAAAGTAGCGACGGCGATAGCGAAGATCAAGACGTAAGGCTCAGGTCCTATGTTAGACAATTCTTGCGACTAAATATGAACAAAGatttggtgaaaaatgttgagaTGATGGAATCTCAGAAAAAGACTGTGAGCTTCGCAGTACAACAAAGGAaagaatttctcaaaaataaG GGTTGCACTCTAGGTTTCACAGCAAACAAACAGTCACTGGACGAAAGGACATCTATTGCCGAGTCTCCCAGTGGCAGCAGTGAATTAAAATCCTTTACTACGAACGGAAAAAGTG ATATGCTCAGGTCTGTCAACAAGTCTGTGGGTCTAATATTGAACTACTGGCGTATAGAAACAGTCAAGGATGAACAGGTTCAAGATAATAGAAACGAGTGCGCCCAACTCTGTCTGAGTAACTTGTGTCCTGCCTTATACGCTATCATGTGCGACGGTTTGCGGCCAAACATTAATTCGTCTTTCGGACCCTTAGCTAATAGTGTCTGGCAAGTGGTCGAGGCATCTTCTCAACAAGGCCCGTTAACTAAAACCCTGAACGAATTGGTACAAAAGATAAATGGTGAAGACTTTATCACAGAAGGAATGCTCAAGTTCCACGCATTTGTGTTTGGCTTGCTGAA CTTGAGGGCACTGGATGCTTGGTTTGCATATTTGTGCACACGGGAATCTATCTTACGAAAGCACTACTCCAGAAGCAGTTTATTTGTTAGTTCTCTCGCCTGCGTTAATGCCCGAGAAATGGTGGATGCACTTTTGAACATTCTTCAACCTCTTGCATTGTGCCCGTTTCAACTGGATATGCTGTATCAGTACCGTCAACTTCACAACAGCTTGGGGCATATGAACAATCATCTAACAAAC GCTACTGTAGGCTTAAAATCTGTGGATTCGACAGAAGTGAGAGGTCCAAGTAAacgagaatttttcaacaatattgtTAGTCCTGTCAAGGTAAGACCACGATCCTGTGTAGACTATGCAAAAGGGGGAAATATGCAAGGTATCCTGCATGAGGCTAACTTGAACAACACTATTAAAAAACGTTGGAGTAATCTTCCATCTGGTTCAAAACTGATCCAAGCATTTGACAAGCTCACTTTAGAAGACTCCGAAGATTATACTGATAGTCTTGAACATTCGCCATTGAAAGTGGGGGCTCCTCAAAACGTTTCAGCTAAAATCAAATCTCCCCCAATTTCTACTGGTAAAGttgaaaatgaggaaatgtATCCCGGTGGtgtcaaattcaaaaaactgCAAGAAAAGTGGGAGCTCATGATTGGAAAAGAGGAAAGTAAAGAGCAACCTATTGCCCGATCACCCGAATCTCCGGCTCGAACGCCAACAAATTCGGGGAAGTCAAAAATTCCCCGATTGCTGCCTTCCCCTACGAAACAGCCTATGAACGTGTTATCTCCCATTCCAAAAAGTTCGAAATCAACAACAACTGGTATAcctttgttgaaaaaatctgcTGCAATTGgacaaaaaatcgtaaataaaCAGTCCAGTGAAATCCGTAAAGATTTAGCAGGTGGTCGAACCAGTCGTCTTGACCAGGAGACAGGTGGCATTCCACGAACTCATTTTGCGAGGCCGAGTTCTTTGCCATACAGGCCGCCACATGGTGGTGGTACCAAAGAAAAATGCTCGACATCCCCTCATAGAAGAGCCGCGTCTACCTCGTTGCCAAGGCCCACAGCTGTCATGAGAAACGCTAAAATAGGAACGACAAAACCACCTCTCAA AGAAGTCAAGACACTCACCCACAGGTTACCATCGGACAACGGTCATCTTTCATTCAGCGAAGGTGAAAAGCTAACTGTTATTCTTGAAGTAGATAACAAGTGGTTACTTTGTTTGAGAGGTGAACACAAAGGTTTGGTTCCAAGATCGTGCGTGCACGCTGTACAAACCTGA
- the LOC107221834 gene encoding uncharacterized protein LOC107221834 isoform X12 → MSICKSSLLFSPVKETPVLPPGGSYSVDSLDCEDVLLTCQAHNKINYTIAFEGSMTMYSDGSQDFENQEKQNIRQIPDFYYDKKLNLKNMFGLSMAKSDSKVYTTWSNLKHSPANNVMTRHPSGNNNTMPNFLQANGQLNLNLNKKSQSLPDLTQTRELSRYPLNFSVDSAESNNHVGNLQSSGSIISRSINEDSSESTDHISTKKKLQNLSLVKRFMKQKSMSAEGMSMTLDQSGSASDSGWPTSNSESGSGSGTRTQIHQHNINNTCNNLTLENDFSINWVKSDYYNNKGTEHTFAGEDFDNIIRKQSPLLEEFEGELQSSASIEELSESISKIESMDGSRCEKHENSFLEDTVTQSNTEQINSSSKNLPLSKTTGTQVFTQVEDNSVQTSLIYLTKDKNYPSICETTIEKRPAYIVYPNYTLPDLSFLQLGQGKFDKVALRPQCFDRDRSRWRKYNKSNRPFSCNDLDAMKQRGFSHIKDWESLTFLLPAEYKRILHDVPEAAKHVKLAEETKKPLFCLSPQMRHRARIIDEATPDNISSASSIGTQPSSGYRGSSTILTDSLINQQGVPNNSNPLYLYRYDSASSEASLTSQDTKQYRPSCKPKINAPTLPKRSISLPHGDRETRCNTKAPPRPPLPRGILRKDKLTNNKRYSMFEMGGVKEVENQQVTPETNKRMSLQEPYYLNNDHQSQQIRRLIDSEKDVDEVEERLYYAERLKESENCVNLELYPTECSDEIIQLEDFLRRSGFSSQSSDGDSEDQDVRLRSYVRQFLRLNMNKDLVKNVEMMESQKKTVSFAVQQRKEFLKNKGCTLGFTANKQSLDERTSIAESPSGSSELKSFTTNGKSDMLRSVNKSVGLILNYWRIETVKDEQVQDNRNECAQLCLSNLCPALYAIMCDGLRPNINSSFGPLANSVWQVVEASSQQGPLTKTLNELVQKINGEDFITEGMLKFHAFVFGLLNLRALDAWFAYLCTRESILRKHYSRSSLFVSSLACVNAREMVDALLNILQPLALCPFQLDMLYQYRQLHNSLGHMNNHLTNATVGLKSVDSTEVRGPSKREFFNNIVSPVKVRPRSCVDYAKGGNMQGILHEANLNNTIKKRWSNLPSGSKLIQAFDKLTLEDSEDYTDSLEHSPLKVGAPQNVSAKIKSPPISTGKVENEEMYPGGVKFKKLQEKWELMIGKEESKEQPIARSPESPARTPTNSGKSKIPRLLPSPTKQPMNVLSPIPKSSKSTTTGIPLLKKSAAIGQKIVNKQSSEIRKDLAGGRTSRLDQETGGIPRTHFARPSSLPYRPPHGGGTKEKCSTSPHRRAASTSLPRPTAVMRNAKIGTTKPPLKEVKTLTHRLPSDNGHLSFSEGEKLTVILEVDNKWLLCLRGEHKGLVPRSCVHAVQT, encoded by the exons ATGTCCATATGCAAGTCGTCACTACTCTTCTCTCCTGTCAAGGAGACACCTGTGCTGCCACCAGGTGGCAGTTACAGCGTCGATTCCCTGGACTGTGAAGACGTTTTATTGACATGCCAAGCCCACAATAAAATTAACTACACAATTGCTTTTGAGGGGAGTATGACTATGTATTCCGACGGTTCGCAAGACTTTGAAAATCAAG aaaaacaaaatattcgtCAAATCCCAGATTTCTATTATGACAAAAAGttgaacttgaaaaatatgtttggCCTTTCAATGGCTAAATCAGACTCCAAAGTCTACACCACTTGGAGTAACTTGAAACATAGTCCAGCAAATAACGTTATGACTCGTCATCCATCTGGCAACAATAATACAATGCCTAATTTTCTCCAAGCAAACGGACAGCTGAATTtaaacttgaataaaaaaagtcaGAGTCTACCAGACCTCACGCAAACTAGAGAGCTGAGCCGGTATCCTCTTAACTTTTCT GTTGATTCGGCTGAATCAAATAATCACGTGGGCAATTTGCAAAGTTCAGGGTCAATCATCAGTCGTTCGATCAATGAAGATAGTTCCGAAAGCACAGACCACAtctcgacaaaaaaaaagcttcaaAATTTGAGCCTAGTGAAACGTTTCATGAAGCAAAAAAGTATGAGTGCAGAAGGAATGAGTATGACCCTTGATCAATCGGGCTCAGCTAGCGACAGTGGTTGGCCAACAAGTAACAGTGAAAGTGGCAGTGGTAGTGGAACTCGTACTCAAATACATCAGCATAATATCAATAATACCTGTAATAATTTGACTTTGGAGAAtgatttttctataaattgGGTAAAGTCTGactattacaataataaaggAACAGAGCATACTTTTGCTGGTGAAGATTTTGACAATATTATAAGGAAACAATCACCGTTGCTGGAGGAATTTGAAGGAGAATTACAGTCTTCCGCATCTATTGAAGAATTGTCAGAGAgcatttcgaaaattgaatccATGGACGGCAGCAGGTGCGAGAAACACGAAAATTCTTTTCTGGAAGATACTGTGACGCAATCAAATACAGAACAGATAAACTCTTCCAGTAAGAATTTGCCACTTTCAAAAACCACTGGAACACAGGTGTTCACTCAAGTCGAGGACAATAGCGTCCAAACATCATTAATATATCTTACCAAAGACAAAAATTACCCATCGATTTGTGAAACCACCATTGAAAAAAGGCCGGCCTACATTGTTTACCCAAATTACACTCTACCAGACTTGTCGTTTTTGCAACTTGGACAGGGTAAATTTGACAAAGTAGCGTTAAGACCTCAGTGTTTTGACAGGGACCGAAGTAGATGGAGAAAGTACAACAAGTCCAACAGGCCATTCTCCTGCAATGACCTCGACGCCATGAAGCAGCGTGGATTCTCGCACATCAAAGATTGGGAGTCCCTGACGTTTCTGTTACCTGCGGAATATAAAAGAATTCTCCATGACGTTCCCGAAGCCGCAAAGCATGTCAAGCTAGccgaggaaacaaaaaaaccacTATTCTGTTTGTCCCCGCAAATGCGGCACCGTGCTCGTATTATCGACGAGGCTACCCCAGATAATATTTCCTCTGCCAGTAGTATAGGCACACAACCGTCTTCAGGTTATAGAGGATCCTCAACAATTCTAACAGATTCATTGATCAATCAGCAAGGTGTACCAAATAATAGCAATCCCCTCTATTTATATCGATATGATAGTGCAAGCTCCGAAGCAAGCCTGACCTCCCAAGATACAAAGCAGTATAGGCCCTCCTGTAAACCAAAGATTAACGCACCGACCCTGCCTAAACGGTCCATCTCGCTGCCTCACGGAGACCGCGAAACTCGTTGCAACACGAAAGCACCTCCTCGACCTCCCCTGCCGAGAGGAATTTTGAGAAAAGACAAACTGACTAATAACAAAAGGTATAGCATGTTCGAGATGGGTGGTGTCAAAGAAGTGGAAAATCAACAGGTCACAcctgaaacaaataaaagaatGTCTCTGCAAGAACCTTACTACCTCAACAACGATCATCAGTCGCAGCAAATTCGTAGGTTAATTGATTCCGAAAAAGATGTTGATGAAGTAGAGGAACGTCTGTATTATGCAG AGCGATTGAAAGAGTCTGAAAATTGTGTTAATTTAGAACTGTATCCAACTGAATGCAGTGACGAAATTATACAGTTGGAAGATTTTCTAAGGCGCAGCGGGTTTTCTTCACAAAGTAGCGACGGCGATAGCGAAGATCAAGACGTAAGGCTCAGGTCCTATGTTAGACAATTCTTGCGACTAAATATGAACAAAGatttggtgaaaaatgttgagaTGATGGAATCTCAGAAAAAGACTGTGAGCTTCGCAGTACAACAAAGGAaagaatttctcaaaaataaG GGTTGCACTCTAGGTTTCACAGCAAACAAACAGTCACTGGACGAAAGGACATCTATTGCCGAGTCTCCCAGTGGCAGCAGTGAATTAAAATCCTTTACTACGAACGGAAAAAGTG ATATGCTCAGGTCTGTCAACAAGTCTGTGGGTCTAATATTGAACTACTGGCGTATAGAAACAGTCAAGGATGAACAGGTTCAAGATAATAGAAACGAGTGCGCCCAACTCTGTCTGAGTAACTTGTGTCCTGCCTTATACGCTATCATGTGCGACGGTTTGCGGCCAAACATTAATTCGTCTTTCGGACCCTTAGCTAATAGTGTCTGGCAAGTGGTCGAGGCATCTTCTCAACAAGGCCCGTTAACTAAAACCCTGAACGAATTGGTACAAAAGATAAATGGTGAAGACTTTATCACAGAAGGAATGCTCAAGTTCCACGCATTTGTGTTTGGCTTGCTGAA CTTGAGGGCACTGGATGCTTGGTTTGCATATTTGTGCACACGGGAATCTATCTTACGAAAGCACTACTCCAGAAGCAGTTTATTTGTTAGTTCTCTCGCCTGCGTTAATGCCCGAGAAATGGTGGATGCACTTTTGAACATTCTTCAACCTCTTGCATTGTGCCCGTTTCAACTGGATATGCTGTATCAGTACCGTCAACTTCACAACAGCTTGGGGCATATGAACAATCATCTAACAAAC GCTACTGTAGGCTTAAAATCTGTGGATTCGACAGAAGTGAGAGGTCCAAGTAAacgagaatttttcaacaatattgtTAGTCCTGTCAAGGTAAGACCACGATCCTGTGTAGACTATGCAAAAGGGGGAAATATGCAAGGTATCCTGCATGAGGCTAACTTGAACAACACTATTAAAAAACGTTGGAGTAATCTTCCATCTGGTTCAAAACTGATCCAAGCATTTGACAAGCTCACTTTAGAAGACTCCGAAGATTATACTGATAGTCTTGAACATTCGCCATTGAAAGTGGGGGCTCCTCAAAACGTTTCAGCTAAAATCAAATCTCCCCCAATTTCTACTGGTAAAGttgaaaatgaggaaatgtATCCCGGTGGtgtcaaattcaaaaaactgCAAGAAAAGTGGGAGCTCATGATTGGAAAAGAGGAAAGTAAAGAGCAACCTATTGCCCGATCACCCGAATCTCCGGCTCGAACGCCAACAAATTCGGGGAAGTCAAAAATTCCCCGATTGCTGCCTTCCCCTACGAAACAGCCTATGAACGTGTTATCTCCCATTCCAAAAAGTTCGAAATCAACAACAACTGGTATAcctttgttgaaaaaatctgcTGCAATTGgacaaaaaatcgtaaataaaCAGTCCAGTGAAATCCGTAAAGATTTAGCAGGTGGTCGAACCAGTCGTCTTGACCAGGAGACAGGTGGCATTCCACGAACTCATTTTGCGAGGCCGAGTTCTTTGCCATACAGGCCGCCACATGGTGGTGGTACCAAAGAAAAATGCTCGACATCCCCTCATAGAAGAGCCGCGTCTACCTCGTTGCCAAGGCCCACAGCTGTCATGAGAAACGCTAAAATAGGAACGACAAAACCACCTCTCAA AGAAGTCAAGACACTCACCCACAGGTTACCATCGGACAACGGTCATCTTTCATTCAGCGAAGGTGAAAAGCTAACTGTTATTCTTGAAGTAGATAACAAGTGGTTACTTTGTTTGAGAGGTGAACACAAAGGTTTGGTTCCAAGATCGTGCGTGCACGCTGTACAAACCTGA